GCTAGAAATAACGAATTGTCTTATTGAGTGTGCGTGAGCTGCTGCCAAATATGGACCTAAATAGTCAATAAATACCgactttttattattattttgtttatatctagtttaattaatttgaaaaatatatattggaTTATATAGAAACCCGAAAGAGGCATAATCCGAGGTTAGCTGAGTACAGAATAATGTcatttttcaaaagattttATTCAAAATCTTCTTTTGTTAATTATACTCATGCatattgtaaaaaaatattaatgaaaataaaaataattgctTAAGCTGTCAAATATAACAATAATCTatctattaattttttttttttgagaaaataatctatctattaaattaaatacaCGTATATGCTTAATTCGGACGTCACTCCATTAAGTCAAAGTGTTCACGTACGCAACCATATATAATTTAGACCAAATGTTTGATGCtaaaccatatatatatatatatatatattatgcatTAAACCCATAACTACAAACTAACAAAAggtatatatataaacacaaaTTCCGAATAAAAATGATAGTGCAATATCAGCACTATtatatatctatctatctatataaaagaacaaaaaaaaccatgcatataataatattaattttattattgatAGAAGTGTAACTATACATATATGCAGCAAAAAAGCGGggtgatataaaaaaaaatgttccaGACGAAGCAATTTTTTGATAATAAGTGTGTTATTCTACTATATTAAAGTTTAATTTCTCTCTCTACTAAATACATGACAAGAAGTGATTGGTGTAACATATAATATAACATCAATTTGTAACAAAAAATTTCTTTCCGTTATCGAGGTACACGTACAAAAATTAACTAGtttaaaaatcatttattaATCAGATATTTAATCTAATCTAATACagtaaaacatttttttttattgatactTTAGTAAAGTGATTGGCACATCATGATGTGAACATCACCAATATTAAAACACCAAATGCAAAAgcaaaatcattaaaaaaacaaaaaccccacaataaaattcaaacgTGTCAATTTAGTACAACATATAATTCAAACACGCAATCTTTTTCAATCCAAGattgtataaatatatatatatataatcaaaagcCTCTCGCAATTAATCAAAACAAAAGAATCCAAAATGATGAAGATGGTGGCTCTCCTAATCTTCCTCCCACTCCTCTTCCTCCAAACCCATGCAATAATCTTCAACATCCGCAACAACTGCCCCTACACCGTCTGGGCCGCCTCCCTCCCCGGCGGAGGCCGCCGCCTCGACAGCGGCCAGACGTGGACGATCGGCTTCCCCAAAGGCCCCGGCCGCGCCAAAATCTGGGCCCGAACGAACTGCACCTTCGACGCGTCGGGCCGCGGCAGCTGCCTCACCGGAGACTGCAACGGGCTCCTCCAATGCCAGACGTACGGGACACCGCCCACCACCCTGGCGGAATACGGGCTCAACAGCTTCGCCTACAAAGACTACTACGACATCTCCCTCCTACAAGGATTCAACGTGCCGATTGAGTTCCAGCCCACCTCCAACGGCTGCACCAGACCCTTGAGATGCACGGCGGACATCGCCGGCCAGTGCCCGAACCAGCTCCGGGCTCCCGGCGGATGCAACAACCCCTGTACTGTGTACAAAACGACCGAGTATTGCTGCCACTCGGGGCCGTGCCGGCCGACCGATCTGTCCCGGTTCTTCAAGTCCAGGTGCCGCGACGCTTTCACGTATCCGGAGGATGATCCCACCAGCACTTTTACATGCCCCGCCGGAACCAGTTATCGGGTCACATTCTGTCCTTAGTCGGAAAATTTAGTTCTATCTGTATAGACATCGTCTGTTTTGGGACAATGACTGTATAAGTAAGTTCTAATTTATTGTCATTAATTTTTGTTTCATGCGATAATAAATAACGTATGCTTTGCTTTTATTAAAAATGGGtggtttttaatattttacgaCGACTATAAGATAAGGTGTTTGATTTGCAAGTGACTTCAGATTCTATTTTATGACATGATCATGTATATTGATCAGTTGTTGGAGTAACATTTATTTTGTCTAGTATCTATTTCATGAATTTTCGATTATGTATCTCTAGTTATTATCGGCGTTTTGGTACGATCGAGAATCGGCCTTTGTAATTGATAACAAGCAGGGTGTAAACGAAACAAATTGTTTTCGAATTATTTGGAGCTCTTCGACAAAAAACTTGTTTGTGTTTGTTTATTAATCATATGATCAAGCCAAGCTCAATTTTGATTTTGAGCTCGGCAATTTAATCAAACTAAACTCAAGTTTTATGATATTTGGCTCTTGAGCTCGCAAACATATTCGTTAATCGGTTTGTAAGTTCGacctcgagctcggctcgtttaagTTGCTCGTTTAATAGGCTCGGCTCATATATTCTTTTCTTAACAAGCTTGAATCAAGTTCAAACTCAAGCTCAATTGTATGTTTTACGAGCTTGAAAATGTGTCGAGCTAGATCCAGACTTGTTAAACATGATAAACGAGTTATTAACGAATCAAACTTGAGCTAAGCTTCTTTAACATGGTAAATAAGCTTTTAACGAACCAAGCTCGAGCTGCTCGCGAGCTTAATAATTTTTAGAGAAACCAAGCTCGAGTCTGATGATAAAAGCTCGAATCGAGCCTCTGTCAATCTTAAACGAGTCAAGCTCATGAAATCTAGATATTATTTGGATTGGTTTGGATCCTTTGCATCCCTAAATTAACAAGTTTCTTGGAGTGGCTATTTTAATCAAATTAATTGAATATATAAAATTAGTTATATttcttattcttatttcttagtCCATGGGTAATAAATAGAATATCGCTGTACAGACGCGTAAAAGAAATTTCTTTTTTAATGACAATATTtcgaaaaaaaatgtaaatataACTTgtcataatatataatataataagtacatttaattaaactttcaaattcaTCAATCAGTAAGTCCCACGATTTTCAATAGATTCAAGGAACGCACGTAAATATTCAACGTGAATTTTAaggaacatatatatatgtcatATACTACTACATTagtataataataaaacatcgaCTATGGTCATTTTAGTTGAcggaaaaaaaaagtaaatttcttcacttttcgatacaatttttttttaaaaaaaaatttggtacgCTAATTAGTGGATTTTAGCATGAGTGAATTGTCCTAAAATCTCTAATACCCTTTCTAACTTTATTATAACTTCTTAGACAAAAGATTCTTTACTAtaactccctaggaccaccaaacttgaatattttaatgtttaattcttgtactggatTTATGCTAATCTATGCTTGAAATCTATAGGTTTTATACTTAAAATTTAAAGGTTTTATGCTTGAATATGGAGATTTTGTGCTCATTTTCAGTATAAAGAGTTATCcgcaaaatggtatcagagccttaggttaattattcagacgtaatattatttgttaattcatgtttttctttgttgaggagaagatttatacaaaagatgacttgaaacgaaggtttgaatctagaggattttattcatatgaaattctataaacaagttaatttattcacaatagattacttacaacaggttgtgattaatgctcttaattttgaagagataaataaaaatgatctctaactctcaatttttagagattaccccagattcctctaaactctccggagatcttagaaaaattcaaaagacgatacaatattacagcaatcagctgtatgaaatacctcgaaaAATTGatgaaatccttaagaaacaagaagaaattcttggaactctaaaggatcttcaaaataaaatcataaatctagaacacacttcgggttctagaaaatgaaatacaggaggaaggttaccactctcatttggtaccaaacctttgttacatcagaaaggtaaaaccaaaatggttcaaatacCTTTAACCAATGataaaatgatgattaatcttataaaagcagtatcagagaaaaacactatctgatgactactttagaaagattaaatctcgaggatctacaagatcttgcggattcatttgcgaatctcaaagtagtagatctaaaaataaattcccctgagggtgaacaacccatagggaatcccccaagatatgtggttaaaacagaagaaccgcatagtgagtttcaggttggagaaaaaattcacatccagcaggaaccagatcaagaaagagtaaaatcccactccatcaaactccttacggaaaaactgttttagatccaatacattcTTACGAGGTTAtattaaaccttgatgttttggacttcaaaaacagagaagatcttatagatgattgaacgtcagctatgagaatagcaacagagacattagatctcaataaagaaggattaattaaacttctagaaatgagtctaatgggatctgttaagatcgcatgggaTATGACTTtgccagaaactaaggaatcaatcttagcaggagaatccctcagcgagattcGAGAAAGAATggtcaccctatttaaagcacaatttatAGGGGTAgattatttcaataatcaagatacagagaaaaagagaataTATACTCAAGTtctttatagcctcgagttacatgatatctgtttagttgatgaatacattatgttattcactaaatacagatggaattcgagagtcgaggaaaatatagctattcagctatttttcgcaaaaattccaagtccctggagagaaaggTTGATCAAAGAATatgttccaggtaatcttgatacattggcaagacgtgccttctttttgaaagaaaaattagcataatggtgccatatgacagcattacagaagaactacaagaaaataaggggtatagataagcgtacacctttgtgttgtagagaaaatgatcttccaacgatcattggaaacagatcacagggatttaaaaggaagaaattcagaaataatccctataataaaagaatgaaaagttcttggaaaccaataacattttggtccaaacaaaatgtcagatcctatagatcgggtagaagaagtggacctataAGAACATCTCCAACAACATGCTCATCACAAAgtaggggaagaacaccatcaagaagaactttcagaagaactcatacaagagcaagtgaaagtttcaaggattgcaactgctggacatgtggagcaagaggacacatatctacaaattgtccagaaaacgagaaaaaaagagttcaactctttgaagcaacaccagatatggatgatgcagtcttctttcaagatctagtccaagtatatcaatttgaggatatcctctcagatgaaagcatatacgaagaagagatattgtttagtcgagaagtttctgaggatgaatcagaatcagaatcagagtaaagaggaagtgtttcggcatgaaacacatgaaagtttggctgggttctttagtcaaaccacgatatctcataatatggtccaaaggattatgagagaaaatccaacattacaaaagtaccaaggattttcggcaggacaagttgaaagagtcttaggaaacctagggctaagacaaagaagacataatttgatttataaggtatccagaagggaaatggcgatccctatggaattaaccagtaatcaaattgagatgcagttaattccctttgaagaaattcgagaggaattacagaaattaaaagcagaagtagcaaagacaatgtctttGATTTATATTGGAGCAATTcagattatgatcaaagctacttttaaagaggAGATAGATttacccatagatatcgtagtatgcaaTAAAAGAATGgagaatatacaagatgcggttctaggaactatctcgggaaatttGTGTGCAGGAAAAActgtgggagttatttatccaagaataacctacaatttagctgatagagattttagtcgagttTTGacattgcatcaaaacttcaaggaaaaaagactaatgaagaaaggtaataggccatattctattacgtatcaaatttcatacgctctttctaatactcaccattctgaattatttattaaaaatgagttcattgaaattccagagatctttgggaaagttgctcaagcaatatacccgaaaagaatcgagtttcctttaattcaggaaacagacattcaaattcaagacataccggttctatacagagaccttaaaatagaaccccgaaggttatctttccaaggagacagaatgacaagcaagagatgggacaaatctcctattcaagaaattccaccagaagaaaaagagttttctataatagaaaaacttagatctccagaaggatggaaagaagtgaaaatagtattcgaaattacaattcatcggaaccagttcccttgtaacttgatttactatttggaacaacatgaaaaaagaacttaccaaggagtgataaatattggaaaATTGGAAGTTGAAATAtggggaattccaggaaaataAATAGATCAGCTCATTATTGGTCTAGAATTTCtagaggaccataaaccatggaaacgccttgaaaagggaatagagttcatggcaaaagaaaagacttggaggattcaataagaattctacgaaatggaaaaccaagagaattggataagggacaatcccttaatcagattcgaaaactctgttcacaaacagaggaagaagcaactgcTGAAATTAGTAAGTCGTGAACAtaatttactagaacgcattgaagaagtagaaatatgtaaccatactctaccttctgaggccttagaaaaactaaaggtaaatagtcttaatcggattactgaattacaacacagtctgttaaaaatggcggggccatttagtaatccctttaaaaaataacaaaaagtcctttctccatatacattccgatagggatattgtatgaacaatataaggctgagtactttgcatcttatattgactcgggagcagaaatttgtacagcaaaaagaggagtcttccctgaagaatgtgaagaagaattgccaaaaattgctggacgagatttctctcgaagaattttaattctttgcaaaggaataaaacaagcagagatccttatgggaggtgcaggtcaaacaccttggtacaaggtaaaaacaccaccaatctatttccatgatacatgagctgatatcctgttacgaaataactttttacaaatgtttaagaagtacacacaagacaatgagtcaataaaacttatgttcactacaatttgtgatcataaaattatagttcaaagactcaaggttgctttttatcgacaattgccgatcatatttcgcagccagcgtggtgataaaggacaactttttcacccgaaaatgaaagatccaagaaggtttggagaaaccatgttgaaaataacaacagaacaagaactccaaacagaggatatggagcttctcaaggtaactctaaatcacagagatatagagttagaaaataaggtatcccttgaagatgtcaaaaaaagactcaaagaaagttacaacgagcatcctttggcatggtgggatagaaatcaactcaaagccagtcttactctaaagggaGGCAaaaagtatgaattcgtcagatatcaGCCTATCCCGAtaaacataacagatcaaaaggatatgagaatgattatcaaggaacatttggaccttggtttaatcaaagaaggagtttcaccatatagcagcccaggttttctggttagaaatcatggtgaaataaaaagagggaaacccaggctagttattaactaccaaggtattaataaaatcctggagtttgatgggtacttcataccgagtagagaacacctaattagctgtgtacaaaatgctagagtgttctcaaaatttgattgtaagtctggattttaccagattcaaatggaagaaggcagtatatgaggcctcgattctaatcatataCTTAGAGTAAAGCAATAGATCAACACAATTAAACAATAAGGattaagacatcaaaatatatatttttttaaaaggtgcacgctcgatcggtaagatcctaccgatcgagcgaccaAAGAATTCTAAAGCCACTGCCCAGAAATCAggacgcccgctcgatcgatagaatcttaccgatcgagcggacacaaaaTGTCCAACTCTCGGGTTCCATTTacaaggtgctcgctcgatcggtaagattcagccgatcgagcgagatgctctgtaccagaaaattctggttttcttcttcaattccaACTCAACTCAAACCAAACATCAATAACATAAAATCCCATTAAACAAGATACAAAGGATTAaatctagagttatacaatcctcaaaatataacatgcataaaaaTCCATCTAGTTtggacttattcaatacaaaaaggagttcgaaGAACATAAAcgactcctaacatccaagcctcactctatcctCTCAATCGTCTAGCCATGatgtctctgactcggtcctgctccacctgttgccaagtacacatacaaacaaagacaacagccggataatccggtgagaataatattcccagtaaaagagactagcatataataacatgtaaatatatcaaaacatgatataaaatcaaatttcacatattcctcaagtaattcattcaattgcggaattaaaatgatatgcatgactttaaaacttctggattatcagactcagataatcaaatggaatttttctttctttctttcttcggtttgggatcccgaggttaaaatatccaacgatcacaccgaactcccctttcgaggtggacgaggtatattttaatcctctagactctagggcattatagtgagttaatcgacacttgtagtaaatcgcctaccaaggccgctcagctataatctccagatcgtctaattcaaaatgaataatcaatcgtctcaatatgaatgcatatgtaatctcatgcattcaaatataaattcaaccataaattcatataagcatataaacatgcaagtatgtgattttttctaGAACACTCGAatgaatccggattcgagttaatcgtcctattccatttcaAAGTCATATTATACCTTCTCGTCGTTTCAaactcttcaatctgaaaataacaaattctcaatcaatatccaacaagttcatcaatcgataaaagaagacatcgatactataccggctcgaCTCTTCTAAACTGATCAAGACTGCAAGGCTCACAATCTTCaagaacttcaattcaatctatcagaagaagtcatggtgatcaaaatcgatatcaaactcatatcaaactcgTATACCTTAAAACATCAAAACAACGTTCAAACTttaaactgacggcataacggctatatactgatcaaaccgaaaacgcagataGCAAGATAACAATCCAAAGAACTCATAATCAACCTCAAACCTCAATTCCAacacaatcccaacacatcacaaaatcaAGGTTTTCggaaataataagaaaaatcataacaaatccgatcgtcgttagatcttcgaaccatcttagatatacgatcactgttaactcataatcatcctttccgaatatcaatcaattctaaatacatacaaaaattcaaacctcttaaaaataagagaaacttacttccaaacggagctcTCAATgatgtgatcgtagatatcaagtcagaattcaattctatcggacggattgagctagaatcgaaatcacaaaagcttgggaaAAGCTTTCTCGCCTAAAATGGTGAAGGGGCGTTGTGGAGGGGATGAAGAAGTGATCCAaggacttagtcaaagtctaattatataacaaaactcaattttgcgttttagtccctgaaatttccgaaatttgcaaaaaggttCCTGATTAATAAAAATTCCGATCTCgaattttgaaatcactgattatctctaATAacattgtaacacccggtatttttaaatacgtaaatccgcctgcataattaggatatttaattatttaaatttatgatttatgggttaaataattatgtgaattatttatgcatgatttaagttatttttaagcatttaacccataattagtgatttttatgatttttagtatttttattgtttaatcgcgtagacgggaccgtggacggacgagatgacaactttccacccaatttattttatgagcctttttggagccttaaaatattattttgaattttattatcccaaaattttaagtatttaattttatttaattttaggggtcatttttatccaaaattagtcaaaatattgactttttagtatttttaaaatttccctaaattaatatttcgagatttattttatgtttcagattttttttaaaaggtttcttttagagttttagttgagttatattttatatatatattatatccttaattatataattaattaccctattttctattaaaataaaacctaaatctacccaaccccaccCAAACCTCACGTCACTCTCAACttcagccgccacccccacTCATTGTCTTCATCCTCTCGACCCAGCAGTCCCAGAGAAGCCATAGCCAAGAGGTTCGAAGCTCCAAAAGCCCGTattttcgtcccgtcgtcccggaaccgtcccaCGCTCGTGTTTTCTCGtcatctacggtgaaaggcatgattttcttccctttttaaatcctatatcagtgtatgtatgtgtgtgggtgtgtagGACCGAGATTCATCATGTTTGGACAGcaagttttcaaaatttatttctcTATTGCACTCGGTTGGCATTTTGATgattcatgctcacgttttcttgTTCATGGCTGGGTGGGCTGCTGGTACATGGTTAGAGGGGTTCcttggggtccctagggtcgagtagTAGGGTCGGACAAGGGCTGGAACGGGCTAGGTTCGGCCTGGACCGATCTGAACATGGCTGCCCATTTTTCTGCGCAGTTTATTGTTCTTGAGTAGAATGGTTCGGGCTCCTGTTCCtggctgcatgggggctggggcCTGGTCAGGTtgggtccgcccggacgtgggctacgtccgggcggcggcgctccggccaggggcggccggagccggccggcagcaggccaagaaggcctgctgctcacggccgagaagCAATGGGAGAGGGAGGATCGGGTTGGGCTGGGTtaggggtctgggtcgggtctgagtggtccgggtcgggtcggttaggtagtgggtcgggttagtgagttcgggtccgagtttggtgggccgggctcgagtctttttatttttaaagtattttacgaaTTTATGTGTTTTGggtcaaataaattgaaataaaattatttggactcccaaataattttatttggacttttaaaattttaattaaggttgtccattaattttatgggcttttgggcccataaaagttaatgggccagtctttgggtttttgggcccaatgggccagtttaagtgttattgggcttcgggtatttttaatgggcttaattaatttaatgggcttaattaatgtaattgggcttagattaattaattgggcttaaagtttaagttattgggcttaagtatgttaatgggccagatttaagttaatgggcttgagtgttagggccatcagtccaggaccatccatgagaaaattgcatgtgtcctgattatatatttaat
This portion of the Henckelia pumila isolate YLH828 unplaced genomic scaffold, ASM3356847v2 CTG_80:::fragment_1, whole genome shotgun sequence genome encodes:
- the LOC140873719 gene encoding protein P21-like translates to MMKMVALLIFLPLLFLQTHAIIFNIRNNCPYTVWAASLPGGGRRLDSGQTWTIGFPKGPGRAKIWARTNCTFDASGRGSCLTGDCNGLLQCQTYGTPPTTLAEYGLNSFAYKDYYDISLLQGFNVPIEFQPTSNGCTRPLRCTADIAGQCPNQLRAPGGCNNPCTVYKTTEYCCHSGPCRPTDLSRFFKSRCRDAFTYPEDDPTSTFTCPAGTSYRVTFCP